The genomic DNA TTTTAATCGCAACTAATGTAGATGTGTGAGGAGAAAACTGAGGGAACAATTGTATAAAACTGCAATTGTTTTCAGACAACTTAACATCCCAAAATTAATGTTCTGAAGTTGGCAAACTCAGACTTTATAAACATCTCAATTTATAACAAAAGGCGATCAGCCTCGTTTATCAAAAAAATTTTTTAATCCCAAGATGGATTTTATATTAGGAGGTGAATGTTAAAATGACACCAATCAATTACTCTCGGTTTATTCGTTTTTTACAAGAAGATTTATCGCTTTCTCCTGACTCTATTGCGATGGCAGAACGAGCTAATCATCCGGCGGAATCTCAACATAAATATCCCGATGCTAGTCCGTTATCTATGACCCTGTGGCAATATGGTTTAGTCACATTGGAACAGTTAGATAAAATCTTCGACTGGTTAGAAACTGCCTAATTTAGGATGGGATATTGCTAATTTTAATAATTCCCAGAAGTATCGAGAAGGTGGGCTATGCCCACCCGACTCAATATTAAATTAAGATTCAGCTAACACACGAGCCGCCGCAGCCACTCCCGCACCAGGAGTAAACCCTTCATAACCGAGTTCCCGTAACGCAGCTTCTAGCGCCGCAATTGCTGTTAGAATATCGCGATCGCTAACAAATCCTAAATGACCAATACGGAAAATTTTACCCTTGAGGTGATCCTGTCCTCCGGCTAAAATAATATCGAATTTCTTCTTAACAACCGCCCGAACATCTTCAGCATTTAACCCTTCAGGCGGAGCAACAGCCGTAATGGCAGGACTGGCACATTCATCGGCTGCAAATAATGATAATCCTAATGCTTTAACGGCTTCCCGGCTAATTTTAGTTAACCGTTGATGACGGGCAAAAATATTCTCTAGCCCTTCTTTTTTCATCATTTGTAACGTGACTTGTAAAGCAAAAAACAAGTTCACCGGAGGGGTAAAAGGATTGGTATTTTTCTTAGCAGATTTGCGATATAAACCCAAATCTAAATAGTAGCGAGGAAGGTTAGCATTTTTATACGCTTCCCAGGCTTTCTCACTGACTGAAACAAATCCTAAACCAGGGGGAATCATATACCCTTTTTGGGAACCGGAAGCAACAACATCAATCCCCCATTCATCGATAGGAAGATGCACCGCCCCTAAGCTAGTAACGGCATCGACAATCATTAACGCCCCATGGGCTTTAACATGGCGATTAATGGTTTCTAAATCGTTAATTACACCTGTAGACGTTTCGCTGTGGGTGATAATAACGGCTTTAATTTCTTTGTTAGTATCTGCTTCTAATTTCGCCCGAAATTGTTCAGGGTCGAGGGGTTGTCCCCATTCAGCCGTAACGGTATCGACTTCTAACCCGTAGGCGGTGGCGACTTCGGCCCAACGTTCGCCGAATTTCCCATTACAACCGCATAACACCTTTTCCCCGCGACTGAGGAAATTAATAATTCCGGCTTCCATTGCCCCAGTGCCACTGGCGGTTAAAATCAGCACATCATTTTGGGTTTGGTGTAACCATTTCAGGNNNNNNNNNNNNNNNNNNNNNNNNNNNNNNNNNNNNNNNNNNNNNNNNNNNNNNNNNNNNNNNNNNNNNNNNNNNNNNNNNNNNNNNNNNNNNNNNNNNNNNNNNNNNNNNNNNNNNNNNNNNNNNNNNNNNNNNNNNNNNNNNNNNNNNNNNNNNNNNNNNNNNNNNNNNNNNNNNNNNNNNNNNNNNNNNNNNNNNNNNNNNNNNNNNNNNNNNNNNNNNNNNNNNNNNNNNNNNNNNNNNNNNNNNNNNNNNNNNNNNNNNNNNNNNNNNNNNNNNNNNNNNNNNNNNNNNNNNNNNNNNNNNNNNNNNNNNNNNNNNNNNNNNNNNNNNNNNNNNNNNNNNNNNNNNNNNNNNNNNNNNNNNNNNNNNNNNNNNNNNNNNNNNNNNNNNNNNNNNNNNNNNNNNNNNNNNNNNNNNNNNNNNNNNNNNNNNNNNNNNNNNNNNNNNNNNNNNNNNNNNNNNNNNNNNNNNNNNNNNNNNNNNNNNNNNNNNNNNNNNNNNNNNNNNNNNNNNNNNNNNNNNNNNNNNNNNNNNNNNNNNNNNNNNNNNNNNNNNNNNNNNNNNNNNNNNNNNNNNNNNNNNNNNNNNNNNNNNNNNNNNNNNNNNNNNNNNNNNNNNNNNNNNNNNNNNNNNNNNNNNNNNNNNNNNNNNNNNNNNNNNNNNNNNNNNNNNNNNNNNNNNNNNNNNNNNNNNNNNNNNNNNNNNNNNNNNNNNNNNNNNNNNNNNNNNNNNNNNNNNNNNNNNNNNNNNNNNNNNNNNNNNNNNNNNNNNNNNNNNNNNNNNNNNNNNNNNNNNNNNNNNNNNNNNNNNNNNNNNNNNNNNNNNNNNNNNNNNNNNNNNNNNNNNNNNNNNNNNNNNNNNNNNNNNNNNNNNNNNNNNNNNNNNNNNNNNNNNNNNNNNNNNNNNNNNNNNNNNNNNNNNNNNNNNNNNNNNNNNNNNNNNNNNNNNNNNNNNNNNNNNNNNNNNNNNNNNNNNNNNNNNNNNNNNNNNNNNNNNNNNNNNNNNNNNNNNNNNNNNNNNNNNNNNNNNNNNNNNNNNNNNNNNNNNNNNNNNNNNNNNNNNNNNNNNNNNNNNNNNNNNNNNNNNNNNNNNNNNNNNNNNNNNNNNNNNNNNNNNNNNNNNNNNNNNNNNNNNNNNNNNNNNNNNNNNNNNNNNNNNNNNNNNNNNNNNNNNNNNNNNNNNNNNNNNNNNNNNNNNNNNNNNNNNNNNNNNNNNNNNNNNNNNNNNNNNNNNNNNNNNNNNNNNNNNNNNNNNNNNNNNNNNNNNNNNNNNNNNNNNNNNNNNNNNNNNNNNNNNNNNNNNNNNNNNNNNNNNNNNNNNNNNNNNNNNNNNNNNNNNNNNNNNNNNNNNNNNNNNNNNNNNNNNNNNNNNNNNNNNNNNNNNNNNNNNNNNNNNNNNNNNNNNNNNNNNNNNNNNNNNNNNNNNNNNNNNNNNNNNNNNNNNNNNNNNNNNNNNNNNNNNNNNNNNNNNNNNNNNNNNNNNNNNNNNNNNNNNNNNNNNNNNNNNNNNNNNNNNNNNNNNNNNNNNNNNNNNNNNNNNNNNNNNNNNNNNNNNNNNNNNNNNNNNNNNNNNNNNNNNNNNNNNNNNNNNNNNNNNNNNNNNNNNNNNNNNNNNNNNNNNNNNNNNNNNNNNNNNNNNNNNNNNNNNNNNNNNNNNNNNNNNNNNNNNNNNNNNNNNNNNNNNNNNNNNNNNNNNNNNNNNNNNNNNNNNNNNNNNNNNNNNNNNNNNNNNNNNNNNNNNNNNNNNNNNNNNNNNNNNNNNNNNNNNNNNNNNNNNNNNNNNNNNNNNNNNNNNNNNNNNNNNNNNNNNNNNNNNNNNNNNNNNNNNNNNNNNNNNNNNNNNNNNNNNNNNNNNNNNNNNNNNNNNNNNNNNNNNNNNNNNNNNNNNNNNNNNNNNNNNNNNNNNNNNNNNNNNNNNNNNNNNNNNNNNNNNNNNNNNNNNNNNNNNNNNNNNNNNNNNNNNNNNNNNNNNNNNNNNNNNNNNNNNNNNNNNNNNNNNNNNNNNNNNNNNNNNNNNNNNNNNNNNNNNNNNNNNNNNNNNNNNNNNNNNNNNNNNNNNNNNNNNNNNNNNNNNNNNNNNNNNNNNNNNNNNNNNNNNNNNNNNNNNNNNNNNNNNNNNNNNNNNNNNNNNNNNNNNNNNNNNNNNNNNNNNNNNNNNNNNNNNNNNNNNNNNNNNNNNNNNNNNNNNNNNNNNNNNNNNNNNNNNNNNNNNNNNNNNNNNNNNNNNNNNNNNNNNNNNNNNNNNNNNNNNNNNNNNNNNNNNNNNNNNNNNNNNNNNNNNNNNNNNNNNNNNNNNNNNNNNNNNNNNNNNNNNNNNNNNNNNNNNNNNNNNNNNNNNNNNNNNNNNNNNNNNNNNNNNNNNNNNNNNNNNNNNNNNNNNNNNNNNNNNNNNNNNNNNNNNNNNNNNNNNNNNNNNNNNNNNNNNNNNNNNNNNNNNNNNNNNNNNNNNNNNNNNNNNNNNNNNNNNNNNNNNNNNNNNNNNNNNNNNNNNNNNNNNNNNNNNNNNNNNNNNNNNNNNNNNNNNNNNNNNNNNNNNNNNNNNNNNNNNNNNNNNNNNNNNNNNNNNNNNNNNNNNNNNNNNNNNNNNNNNNNNNNNNNNNNNNNNNNNNNNNNNNNNNNNNNNNNNNNNNNNNNNNNNNNNNNNNNNNNNNNNNNNNNNNNNNNNNNNNNNNNNNNNNNNNNNNNNNNNNNNNNNNNNNNNNNNNNNNNNNNNNNNNNNNNNNNNNNNNNNNNNNNNNNNNNNNNNNNNNNNNNNNNNNNNNNNNNNNNNNNNNNNNNNNNNNNNNNNNNNNNNNNNNNNNNNNNNNNNNNNNNNNNNNNNNNNNNNNNNNNNNNNNNNNNNNNNNNNNNNNNNNNNNNNNNNNNNNNNNNNNNNNNNNNNNNNNNNNNNNNNNNNNNNNNNNNNNNNNNNNNNNNNNNNNNNNNNNNNNNNNNNNNNNNNNNNNNNNNNNNNNNNNNNNNNNNNNNNNNNNNNNNNNNNNNNNNNNNNNNNNNNNNNNNNNNNNNNNNNNNNNNNNNNNNNNNNNNNNNNNNNNNNNNNNNNNNNNNNNNNNNNNNNNNNNNNNNNNNNNNNNNNNNNNNNNNNNNNNNNNNNNNNNNNNNNNNNNNNNNNNNNNNNNNNNNNNNNNNNNNNNNNNNNNNNNNNNNNNNNNNNNNNNNNNNNNNNNNNNNNNNNNNNNNNNNNNNNNNNNNNNNNNNNNNNNNNNNNNNNNNNNNNNNNNNNNNNNNNNNNNNNNNNNNNNNNNNNNNNNNNNNNNNNNNNNNNNNNNNNNNNNNNNNNNNNNNNNNNNNNNNNNNNNNNNNNNNNNNNNNNNNNNNNNNNNNNNNNNNNNNNNNNNNNNNNNNNNNNNNNNNNNNNNNNNNNNNNNNNNNNNNNNNNNNNNNNNNNNNNNNNNNNNNNNNNNNNNNNNNNNNNNNNNNNNNNNNNNNNNNNNNNNNNNNNNNNNNNNNNNNNNNNNNNNNNNNNNNNNNNNNNNNNNNNNNNNNNNNNNNNNNNNNNNNNNNNNNNNNNNNNNNNNNNNNNNNNNNNN from Planktothrix tepida PCC 9214 includes the following:
- a CDS encoding DUF2949 domain-containing protein; this translates as MTPINYSRFIRFLQEDLSLSPDSIAMAERANHPAESQHKYPDASPLSMTLWQYGLVTLEQLDKIFDWLETA
- a CDS encoding pyridoxal-phosphate-dependent aminotransferase family protein; the encoded protein is LKWLHQTQNDVLILTASGTGAMEAGIINFLSRGEKVLCGCNGKFGERWAEVATAYGLEVDTVTAEWGQPLDPEQFRAKLEADTNKEIKAVIITHSETSTGVINDLETINRHVKAHGALMIVDAVTSLGAVHLPIDEWGIDVVASGSQKGYMIPPGLGFVSVSEKAWEAYKNANLPRYYLDLGLYRKSAKKNTNPFTPPVNLFFALQVTLQMMKKEGLENIFARHQRLTKISREAVKALGLSLFAADECASPAITAVAPPEGLNAEDVRAVVKKKFDIILAGGQDHLKGKIFRIGHLGFVSDRDILTAIAALEAALRELGYEGFTPGAGVAAAARVLAES